From a region of the Natronogracilivirga saccharolytica genome:
- the pyrE gene encoding orotate phosphoribosyltransferase: MISDKKFARELAGELLDINAVLLRPDNPFVWSSGWNSPIYCDNRLTILYPELRKKIAGKLSEIITDNYSHIDVVTGTATAGIPHTAWVADRLNKPMAYVRAKAKSYGMGNQIEGGVRKGESTVVIEDLISTGTSALSVVETLEFVGAKVDALLAIFTYGFDVSNEKIKEHNIPMHTLTDYATLVDVALEKDKIRHSDVAFLNDWRKRPDTWPGSE; encoded by the coding sequence ATGATTTCAGACAAAAAATTTGCCCGGGAACTGGCCGGAGAACTCCTCGACATAAACGCTGTCTTGCTCAGGCCGGATAACCCCTTCGTCTGGTCTTCCGGGTGGAACTCCCCCATTTACTGTGATAACCGACTGACCATTCTTTATCCGGAACTGAGAAAGAAAATTGCCGGCAAATTATCGGAAATCATTACCGATAACTATTCACACATTGATGTCGTTACCGGAACCGCAACCGCCGGAATTCCCCACACGGCCTGGGTAGCCGACCGGCTGAACAAACCGATGGCTTACGTCAGGGCAAAAGCCAAGTCCTACGGAATGGGTAATCAGATTGAAGGCGGGGTTCGCAAAGGCGAATCTACCGTTGTCATTGAAGATCTCATCTCCACCGGTACCTCTGCCCTCTCAGTTGTTGAAACCCTGGAATTTGTCGGTGCCAAAGTAGACGCACTGCTTGCCATATTTACGTATGGCTTCGACGTTTCCAACGAAAAAATCAAGGAACATAACATACCGATGCATACACTTACCGATTATGCAACACTGGTTGATGTTGCCCTTGAGAAAGATAAAATACGCCACAGCGATGTTGCGTTTTTGAATGACTGGCGAAAAAGGCCCGATACCTGGCCGGGCTCCGAATAG
- a CDS encoding Fur family transcriptional regulator — translation MANPASDDLINEVKQIFRTYLKENKHRQTPERFMVLEEIYRADGHFDADDMYFRMKNIGYRVSRATVYNTLDLLLECGLVQRHQFGKNQSIYERAYAYRQHDHMICKKCGKVIEFCDPRLQEIKIMLEKIHDFDIDGHSLHFYGTCLDPETCAENTESTEKSPRNRESAASPAETGKTAAAKSGN, via the coding sequence ATGGCTAACCCCGCCAGTGACGACCTCATTAATGAAGTCAAGCAGATTTTCCGGACGTATCTGAAGGAAAACAAGCACCGCCAGACACCGGAACGGTTCATGGTTCTGGAAGAGATCTATCGTGCTGACGGACATTTTGATGCGGACGATATGTATTTCCGGATGAAAAACATCGGTTACCGAGTATCGCGTGCAACAGTCTATAACACGCTTGACCTGCTGCTGGAATGCGGCCTGGTACAGCGTCACCAGTTCGGTAAAAATCAGTCTATCTATGAGCGTGCCTATGCCTACCGGCAGCATGATCACATGATATGCAAAAAGTGCGGAAAGGTGATCGAGTTTTGTGATCCGCGCCTTCAGGAGATAAAAATCATGCTTGAGAAAATACATGATTTCGACATAGACGGGCATTCCCTCCATTTTTACGGCACGTGTCTTGATCCGGAAACGTGTGCCGAAAACACGGAGAGCACGGAAAAAAGTCCCCGGAACAGAGAGAGTGCAGCATCACCTGCCGAAACCGGAAAAACAGCCGCTGCGAAATCAGGTAATTGA
- a CDS encoding LptE family protein, with translation MNCFNTSRGMSFTGRVMILVLLAGGLLSGCIRYSFTGVTIPSDVRTIYIPFFSDRSGSGIGDLSDQLNDAMIDRFINQSRLQLTDSPENADVIIEGTITSYSNRPFSVAGDQRADLNRVQIGVQATYKYVGSDEPEWQKNFTGNYEYDPSEDPVDGEIEAIFEAMLRLADSMFNDAMGEW, from the coding sequence ATGAACTGCTTTAATACTTCCAGGGGTATGTCATTCACCGGCAGGGTAATGATCCTTGTTCTGCTCGCAGGAGGATTGCTTTCGGGATGTATTCGTTACAGTTTTACCGGGGTAACCATTCCGTCCGATGTCCGTACGATATACATTCCTTTTTTCTCAGACCGCTCCGGCAGTGGTATTGGTGATCTGAGTGACCAGCTGAACGATGCCATGATTGACCGGTTTATCAATCAAAGCCGTCTGCAGCTTACCGATTCACCTGAAAATGCAGATGTCATTATTGAGGGTACCATTACATCCTATTCAAACAGACCATTCAGCGTCGCCGGTGATCAGCGTGCAGATTTGAACCGGGTGCAGATCGGGGTTCAGGCAACGTATAAATATGTTGGCAGTGATGAGCCCGAATGGCAAAAGAATTTTACCGGCAATTATGAATATGACCCCAGTGAAGACCCCGTAGACGGGGAAATTGAGGCCATATTTGAAGCCATGCTGCGGCTGGCCGACAGCATGTTCAACGATGCCATGGGTGAATGGTAA
- a CDS encoding cell division protein FtsX, whose protein sequence is MSFSYVVKEGFSGFKRTKLASFTSVTALVVAVLLVGLMARFGYNAFQVVQALKQSVEVEVFLMDVDEDRTGRIETDLLAYSVVENAEYISKDQAEEIFREEFGTEGESLADLKFLPASFKLQLAPDASASDIRSMVDEIEQFQGVDEVVFNQQLLETLEDRLELMAMTGTGIGIFILLTAIILVFNTIRLTIYSKRNIIRTMKLVGATNGFIRRPFLLEGFIQGAIAAVIAIGLHWALFQYIIPYYVPQFGVLAWPFGEWYYLTGAMAVLSLMMGLWGSRWATRKFISQTSIT, encoded by the coding sequence ATGAGTTTTTCATACGTTGTCAAAGAGGGCTTTTCAGGATTTAAACGAACAAAGCTTGCCAGTTTTACATCGGTCACGGCACTGGTTGTGGCAGTATTGCTTGTCGGACTGATGGCCCGGTTCGGATATAATGCGTTTCAGGTCGTTCAGGCTCTCAAGCAGTCTGTCGAGGTGGAAGTTTTTCTTATGGATGTCGACGAGGACAGGACCGGTCGGATTGAAACCGACCTGCTTGCCTATTCCGTTGTTGAAAATGCAGAATACATAAGCAAAGATCAGGCAGAAGAGATTTTTCGTGAAGAGTTTGGCACCGAAGGCGAATCACTTGCCGATTTGAAGTTTCTGCCGGCCTCTTTCAAGCTGCAGCTGGCTCCGGATGCCTCTGCTTCTGATATCCGTTCAATGGTTGATGAAATTGAGCAATTCCAGGGAGTGGACGAGGTAGTGTTCAATCAGCAGCTGCTTGAAACTCTTGAAGACCGGCTCGAGCTTATGGCCATGACCGGAACGGGTATCGGAATTTTTATCTTGCTGACCGCCATAATTTTGGTATTCAACACCATCAGACTCACTATCTACTCCAAACGGAACATCATCCGGACCATGAAGCTGGTTGGTGCTACAAACGGATTTATCCGGAGGCCGTTTCTACTGGAAGGATTTATTCAGGGTGCCATTGCTGCAGTCATTGCGATTGGTCTGCACTGGGCTTTGTTTCAGTATATCATTCCGTATTACGTGCCGCAGTTTGGTGTCCTGGCATGGCCATTCGGTGAATGGTATTACCTCACCGGGGCAATGGCGGTGCTTTCTCTGATGATGGGGCTGTGGGGAAGCCGGTGGGCAACCCGAAAGTTCATCAGCCAGACCTCAATTACCTGA
- a CDS encoding MBL fold metallo-hydrolase produces MNLKLQKFEGLNPFQENAYLVHDNKKAHLFDPGFHNAEEWDRLLQYLESVKLDVEALVITHAHVDHIMGLQRAMQLFEVPLYMHKDSYIFIEQYPRQAMMFGMNAEPLEVDPVFIDASWTLQIGSFEYDSRHTPGHSPGHLSFYHKNGGWVIAGDALFAGSIGRTDLFGGDYELLEESIKKKLYTLPDDTVVWPGHGPNTTIGYEKKTNPFVKGL; encoded by the coding sequence ATGAATCTGAAACTCCAGAAATTTGAAGGCCTGAATCCGTTTCAGGAAAATGCCTATCTCGTACATGATAACAAAAAGGCGCATCTGTTTGATCCCGGGTTTCACAATGCAGAAGAATGGGACAGACTGTTGCAGTATCTTGAATCCGTGAAGCTCGATGTGGAAGCGCTGGTAATCACACATGCTCATGTCGATCACATTATGGGACTGCAGCGGGCCATGCAGCTGTTTGAAGTACCGCTTTACATGCACAAGGACAGCTACATCTTTATTGAACAATATCCCCGGCAGGCCATGATGTTTGGCATGAACGCCGAGCCACTGGAGGTCGATCCGGTTTTTATTGATGCATCATGGACACTGCAGATTGGTTCATTCGAGTATGACTCCAGACACACGCCCGGCCATTCTCCGGGTCATCTGTCTTTTTACCATAAGAATGGCGGATGGGTTATTGCCGGTGACGCTCTTTTTGCCGGAAGTATCGGACGAACGGATCTGTTTGGCGGTGATTATGAGCTGCTCGAGGAGAGTATCAAAAAAAAGCTGTACACCCTTCCTGATGATACTGTAGTATGGCCCGGACATGGTCCCAACACAACTATTGGTTACGAAAAGAAGACAAATCCGTTTGTCAAGGGGCTGTGA
- a CDS encoding tetratricopeptide repeat protein has product MQGLPFEIPQSLSSYITQFEIDPEKGISNLENHLKKRGMDAVGYFLLSWLHHLNGQNNQAIHYALKAKCYAPGSPFFEHLHYFLTHPDHFKAWKPFSPDSDTTDAPEPGDTSPQTLQLDRLIEQLNKAENKKITLQPEPDDKREEAEQPDLGENSIKVGDIASETLARIYEKQNKYDEALRTFEKLVQTRPHRSEYYRKEMERIRNLME; this is encoded by the coding sequence ATGCAAGGACTACCTTTTGAAATTCCCCAGAGCCTGAGCTCTTACATTACACAGTTTGAAATAGACCCGGAAAAAGGTATTTCCAATCTCGAAAATCATTTAAAAAAGCGGGGTATGGATGCCGTCGGTTATTTTCTGCTCTCATGGCTTCACCATCTCAATGGCCAAAATAACCAGGCCATTCATTATGCGCTCAAGGCTAAATGTTATGCTCCGGGCAGTCCTTTTTTTGAACATCTTCATTATTTTCTGACCCACCCGGATCATTTCAAGGCCTGGAAACCGTTTTCTCCCGATTCGGATACAACCGATGCTCCTGAACCCGGGGATACTTCCCCACAGACGCTTCAGCTTGACCGGCTTATCGAACAGCTTAACAAGGCAGAGAACAAGAAGATCACTCTGCAGCCGGAACCGGACGATAAGCGGGAAGAGGCAGAGCAGCCTGATCTTGGTGAAAACTCAATAAAAGTGGGTGATATCGCTTCAGAAACACTTGCCAGGATATATGAAAAGCAAAACAAATACGATGAAGCTCTGAGAACCTTTGAAAAGCTGGTTCAAACAAGGCCGCACCGGTCCGAATACTATCGCAAGGAAATGGAACGCATCAGAAATCTTATGGAATGA
- a CDS encoding CinA family nicotinamide mononucleotide deamidase-related protein: MANHSAGIVTIGNELLNGDVINTNASWLGQILRGIGIPCETVLTVSDDMESILSAVNYLWDNHDLVIVTGGLGPTRDDVTKSALLHFFEDQPVRDENVLAHVTEYFRKRGRPVSEVNRQQADIPSRARIMFNDLGTAPGLLMEKDDRILAAMPGVPYELKHITEKRLIPLLEQRWEKKERRISQKYYRTTGIGESDLSERVLGGLEKVIPDTVDIAFLPHPSGVDIRITEINGSSQAAFSDFCEWIQQKASLFIFSDDYHETLGRNLVTLLADSGKTLSFAESCSGGFLASSLTDVPGSSRCFRGSVIAYDNEVKINTLGVSSDAIEEHGAVSAPVALEMAKCAGKLMRTDYAISTTGVAGPGGGTRDKPVGTIWIGFWAGDVEHFACRFHFTTERLVNKERSFAAAMDLLRRNIRGLPGYPYQPEVVRP; encoded by the coding sequence ATGGCTAATCATTCAGCCGGTATCGTAACTATCGGTAATGAACTGCTCAACGGCGATGTCATCAACACAAACGCTTCCTGGCTGGGTCAGATCCTGCGTGGCATCGGCATTCCCTGTGAAACCGTACTCACGGTTTCAGACGATATGGAGTCTATCCTGAGTGCAGTAAATTATCTGTGGGACAATCATGATCTGGTGATTGTAACCGGCGGCCTGGGGCCGACGAGGGATGATGTTACAAAATCAGCTTTGCTGCATTTTTTTGAGGATCAGCCTGTTAGGGATGAAAACGTGCTTGCGCATGTAACAGAGTACTTCAGAAAAAGGGGGCGACCGGTCAGTGAGGTGAACCGCCAACAGGCAGATATACCATCCAGAGCCCGTATTATGTTTAATGATCTGGGCACTGCTCCCGGATTGCTCATGGAAAAGGATGACCGTATACTGGCGGCAATGCCAGGCGTGCCTTATGAGTTGAAGCACATAACGGAAAAACGTCTGATACCGCTGCTGGAGCAGCGATGGGAGAAAAAAGAACGCAGAATCAGCCAGAAGTACTACCGGACTACCGGGATCGGCGAAAGTGACCTTAGCGAACGGGTCCTGGGAGGGCTTGAAAAAGTTATCCCTGATACGGTTGATATTGCTTTTTTACCCCATCCGTCCGGTGTGGATATTCGCATAACGGAAATAAACGGAAGCAGCCAGGCTGCCTTTTCAGATTTTTGTGAATGGATTCAGCAGAAGGCTTCGCTTTTTATTTTTTCAGATGACTATCATGAAACCCTCGGCCGCAATCTGGTTACACTGCTGGCAGACTCAGGCAAGACACTCTCGTTTGCAGAGAGCTGCAGCGGCGGGTTTTTAGCCAGTTCCTTAACCGATGTGCCCGGCAGCAGCCGGTGCTTCAGGGGCAGCGTTATTGCATATGACAACGAAGTGAAGATAAACACTCTCGGAGTCAGTTCGGATGCCATCGAAGAACATGGCGCGGTGAGTGCACCGGTTGCACTTGAAATGGCCAAATGTGCCGGCAAGCTCATGCGTACCGACTATGCCATCAGTACAACCGGTGTGGCGGGTCCCGGAGGTGGAACAAGGGACAAACCGGTAGGAACCATCTGGATCGGATTCTGGGCCGGAGATGTTGAGCACTTTGCCTGCCGCTTTCATTTTACGACAGAAAGACTGGTGAACAAGGAGCGCAGTTTTGCTGCTGCCATGGATCTTCTGAGAAGGAATATCCGGGGCCTGCCGGGTTATCCGTATCAACCTGAAGTGGTCCGTCCATGA
- a CDS encoding sigma-54 interaction domain-containing protein yields MDRKELQKKYGIIGESPALKQALDKVLQVAPTEITVLLYGETGVGKDVIARVIHDLSPRNQKNLVIVNCGAIPEGIIESELFGHEKGAYTGAHESRMGYFEQADGGTIFLDEIVDTPKNVQVKLLRILESGEFFRVGSSKPRKVNTRVIAASNKDMWKSVEAGDFRQDLFYRLNTITISIPPLRERGNDILLIFRDFVSHFAKKYDSVFRGMSDEARQLLLSYRWPGNIRELRNVAEQLVVLEKSQFVNEDVLKKYLKGRQSLGSADNLPMLFDHDEQHQHQTASATESRELQLIYRALLDMKNEMGDMKRMIATLFYHTFREGGLPKHLPAHTGTRGEENPQNPQKPASAKDINDLMVGVAPYSDAEIDDVDDLPEQNHNKGPYDEYGPADHDINREGENHASGTENLQELTDDQRHAAALFGKEDLPSLEDVEKFLIKRALEKYSGNRRKAARILGMSERTLYRKIDQYELL; encoded by the coding sequence GTGGATCGAAAAGAGCTTCAGAAAAAATACGGAATCATAGGAGAGTCTCCTGCACTTAAGCAGGCCCTCGACAAGGTGCTGCAGGTAGCACCTACAGAGATAACTGTACTATTGTATGGAGAAACAGGTGTCGGCAAGGATGTCATTGCCAGAGTCATTCATGATCTGAGCCCCAGAAATCAAAAAAATCTGGTTATCGTCAACTGTGGTGCCATACCCGAAGGTATTATCGAAAGTGAACTGTTCGGACACGAAAAAGGTGCTTATACCGGAGCCCATGAATCCAGAATGGGCTACTTCGAACAGGCTGACGGCGGCACCATCTTTCTCGATGAAATTGTAGACACGCCCAAAAATGTGCAGGTAAAGCTGCTTCGCATTCTGGAGTCCGGGGAGTTCTTCCGGGTCGGTTCCAGTAAACCCCGGAAGGTGAATACACGGGTCATAGCCGCTTCCAACAAGGACATGTGGAAGAGTGTGGAGGCAGGTGATTTTCGCCAGGACCTTTTTTATCGCCTGAATACCATTACCATCAGCATCCCGCCTTTACGGGAACGCGGCAACGACATTCTGCTCATTTTCCGTGATTTTGTTTCCCATTTTGCCAAAAAGTACGACTCTGTTTTCCGGGGGATGTCCGATGAGGCACGGCAGCTGCTGCTTTCCTACCGCTGGCCGGGCAACATCCGGGAACTCAGAAATGTGGCTGAGCAGCTGGTTGTTCTTGAAAAATCCCAGTTTGTCAATGAGGATGTCCTTAAAAAGTATCTGAAAGGCAGACAAAGTCTTGGTTCGGCGGATAATCTTCCCATGCTCTTTGACCACGATGAGCAGCATCAGCATCAAACCGCTTCCGCAACGGAGAGCCGCGAGCTGCAGCTGATCTACCGTGCTCTGCTCGACATGAAAAACGAGATGGGCGATATGAAACGGATGATTGCCACCCTTTTTTATCATACTTTCAGGGAAGGTGGTCTTCCGAAACACCTTCCGGCGCATACCGGCACCCGGGGTGAAGAAAATCCACAGAACCCCCAAAAACCTGCTTCTGCCAAGGATATCAATGATTTAATGGTCGGGGTTGCTCCCTATTCGGATGCCGAAATTGATGATGTCGATGACTTGCCGGAGCAAAATCACAATAAAGGTCCTTACGATGAATATGGACCAGCGGATCATGACATAAACAGAGAGGGCGAGAATCATGCTTCCGGAACAGAAAACCTGCAGGAACTGACCGATGACCAGCGGCATGCAGCAGCATTGTTTGGCAAAGAGGATCTTCCCTCACTGGAAGACGTTGAGAAATTTCTTATCAAAAGAGCACTCGAAAAATACAGCGGAAACCGCCGGAAAGCGGCCAGAATACTGGGCATGAGTGAACGTACGTTATACCGGAAAATAGACCAATATGAACTGCTTTAA
- a CDS encoding inorganic diphosphatase, with amino-acid sequence MTVNNSVITVMIEIPKGSRNKYEYDKKTGLISFDRMLFSSVHYPSDYGFIPDTLALDGDALDALVLVTEPTFPGCMIEAKPIGMFKMWDEKGPDEKILCVPVKDPLWNHINSLSEAPPHMLHEIEHFFQVYKDLEDKKTGTDGWYGLEVAENIIQDCRDRFKKSKKSA; translated from the coding sequence ATGACAGTAAACAACAGCGTCATCACGGTGATGATCGAAATTCCCAAAGGAAGCCGTAACAAGTATGAATATGACAAGAAAACAGGGCTGATCAGTTTTGACCGGATGCTTTTCTCATCTGTCCACTATCCAAGTGATTACGGTTTTATACCGGATACCCTGGCTCTGGACGGTGATGCCCTGGATGCTCTTGTGCTTGTGACAGAGCCTACATTTCCCGGCTGCATGATCGAGGCCAAACCAATCGGCATGTTTAAAATGTGGGATGAAAAGGGCCCGGATGAAAAAATACTCTGTGTCCCGGTCAAGGACCCGCTCTGGAACCACATTAATTCACTGAGTGAAGCTCCTCCCCACATGCTTCATGAAATCGAGCATTTCTTTCAGGTCTACAAGGATCTTGAAGACAAAAAAACAGGGACCGACGGATGGTATGGCCTGGAAGTTGCTGAAAATATCATTCAGGACTGCAGGGACCGGTTCAAGAAGAGTAAAAAATCAGCCTGA
- a CDS encoding phosphatidylglycerophosphatase A, whose amino-acid sequence MNPKTSNWAVLAGSVFYIGFLPKIPGTWGSLAALPLIYLTSQFIHPLFGPLLIVVLFAAVTLIAANGIEKELGPDPAECVSDEFAGQAMVFLFIPVYTSWEYNVLVFAAGFFLFRFFDVLKPLGIGAIQNTEGGWGVLLDDIVAGMYAQICLLFIIFVVL is encoded by the coding sequence GTGAACCCAAAAACGTCTAACTGGGCTGTTTTAGCGGGAAGTGTTTTCTATATCGGCTTTTTGCCGAAAATTCCCGGAACATGGGGAAGCCTTGCTGCCTTGCCGCTGATTTATCTCACCTCGCAATTCATACACCCCCTTTTCGGTCCGCTCCTGATTGTCGTGCTCTTCGCTGCGGTAACACTTATTGCAGCCAACGGAATTGAAAAAGAGCTCGGCCCCGATCCCGCCGAATGTGTATCTGATGAATTTGCCGGTCAGGCCATGGTATTTCTCTTCATCCCGGTCTATACGAGTTGGGAATACAATGTTCTGGTTTTTGCCGCTGGTTTTTTCCTGTTCCGTTTTTTTGACGTCCTCAAACCGCTCGGCATCGGAGCCATTCAAAACACCGAAGGCGGCTGGGGTGTTCTGCTTGACGATATCGTAGCCGGGATGTATGCACAAATTTGTCTGTTATTTATTATATTTGTTGTTCTATAA
- the pgsA gene encoding CDP-diacylglycerol--glycerol-3-phosphate 3-phosphatidyltransferase — protein sequence MKRVPNILSALRIILAPLFVLMYLQDAFFWAALGLIVFIIAALTDYLDGYYARRYEVTSNTGVFLDPLADKFLTFAGFICIPFLDSGQFPWWVIGVIVFRDIVITALRIWSDYIGFPMQTRYSAKVKTLVQMVFLYVVLLAGAISKAGGMPGDAATALFETGILGWFFYLVMIVTVYTGIEYLYINRRLFKSEPKNV from the coding sequence GTGAAACGAGTACCGAATATATTAAGTGCCCTGCGTATCATTCTCGCTCCCCTTTTCGTGCTGATGTATCTTCAGGACGCATTTTTTTGGGCGGCGCTCGGGCTTATTGTCTTCATCATAGCCGCGCTGACCGATTATCTGGATGGCTATTACGCCCGCAGATATGAGGTCACTTCAAATACAGGGGTTTTTCTCGATCCGCTTGCAGACAAATTTCTGACGTTTGCCGGCTTTATCTGCATTCCGTTTCTTGATTCCGGCCAGTTCCCGTGGTGGGTTATCGGGGTAATTGTATTCAGGGATATTGTCATAACGGCTTTGCGGATCTGGTCAGATTACATCGGATTTCCGATGCAGACAAGGTATTCGGCGAAAGTTAAAACGCTGGTTCAAATGGTATTTCTGTATGTAGTACTGCTGGCCGGTGCCATATCAAAAGCAGGAGGAATGCCCGGTGATGCCGCCACGGCATTATTTGAAACGGGGATATTGGGTTGGTTTTTCTATCTTGTAATGATTGTTACCGTCTATACCGGTATTGAATACCTTTATATTAACAGGAGATTATTTAAAAGTGAACCCAAAAACGTCTAA
- the miaB gene encoding tRNA (N6-isopentenyl adenosine(37)-C2)-methylthiotransferase MiaB: protein MLLAGIFLKCNHNHTFTVSPETRYPVLRDRNFFIETYGCQMNFADSEIVNSIMVDRGMKPTDTPDDASVVFINTCSIRDNAEQKVWNRLNHFRSLKKKRNGDMVIGVLGCMAERLREKFLEKEKLVDIVVGPDAYRDIPKLLAEVEDGRKAVNVILSQEETYADITPVRTTGNGVSAFVSVMRGCDNMCSFCVVPFTRGRERSRPVESVIDEFQQLSDAGYKEVTLLGQNVNSYNHNGRDFAELMYRCSLINPEMRIRFSTSHPKDFPDEFLHVMRERHNVCNYIHIPVQSGNNTVLERMKRPYTREAYLELIDKMRSMIPGVSLSTDIIAGFCGETEEQHEETLDIIERVRYDMAYMFAYSERERTLAHRKYEDDVPEEVKKRRLSEIISLQHGIAAELNQQEIGRRHIVLAEGTSKRSEDQLSGRTDTNKMVIFDKGVCKAGDYVEVEIFDATSATLKGKALSKVLLSDTSPFPAVAL, encoded by the coding sequence ATGTTACTGGCCGGCATTTTTCTGAAATGCAATCACAATCACACGTTTACCGTATCACCCGAAACAAGGTACCCCGTTTTGCGAGATCGTAACTTTTTTATAGAAACCTACGGCTGTCAGATGAATTTTGCCGATTCTGAAATCGTCAACTCCATCATGGTTGACCGCGGCATGAAACCGACTGACACGCCCGATGATGCGTCTGTTGTATTTATAAACACCTGCTCTATCCGCGACAATGCCGAGCAAAAAGTCTGGAACAGGCTCAATCATTTCCGGTCCCTGAAAAAGAAACGAAACGGAGACATGGTTATAGGGGTACTTGGCTGTATGGCCGAGCGGCTGCGCGAAAAGTTTCTGGAGAAGGAAAAGCTTGTCGATATTGTTGTTGGTCCGGATGCCTACAGGGACATTCCCAAACTGCTTGCCGAAGTTGAAGACGGACGAAAAGCTGTAAACGTCATCCTCTCGCAGGAAGAAACCTATGCCGATATAACGCCGGTCCGCACAACGGGCAACGGAGTTTCCGCATTTGTTTCGGTCATGCGCGGCTGCGACAACATGTGTTCATTTTGTGTCGTACCGTTCACCCGCGGACGCGAACGGAGCCGCCCTGTTGAAAGCGTCATTGACGAGTTTCAGCAGCTCAGCGATGCAGGATACAAGGAAGTCACACTTCTCGGCCAGAATGTAAATTCCTACAACCATAACGGACGGGATTTTGCAGAGCTGATGTACCGCTGCAGTCTCATTAATCCCGAGATGAGAATCCGGTTTTCGACTTCACATCCCAAAGATTTCCCTGATGAGTTTCTTCATGTGATGCGTGAGCGGCACAACGTCTGCAACTATATCCATATTCCGGTGCAGTCGGGAAATAATACCGTGCTTGAGCGGATGAAGCGTCCGTACACACGGGAAGCGTACCTGGAGCTGATCGACAAAATGAGATCCATGATCCCGGGCGTTTCACTTTCTACCGACATCATTGCCGGTTTCTGCGGCGAAACGGAAGAACAGCATGAAGAAACACTGGATATCATAGAGAGGGTGCGTTACGACATGGCCTACATGTTCGCCTACTCCGAGCGGGAGCGTACTCTGGCACACCGGAAATACGAAGACGACGTACCTGAAGAGGTTAAAAAACGGCGTCTGTCAGAGATCATCTCACTGCAGCACGGTATTGCCGCAGAGTTAAATCAGCAGGAAATAGGCCGGCGCCATATTGTTCTGGCTGAAGGTACCAGCAAAAGATCGGAAGATCAGCTCTCGGGCAGGACAGATACGAATAAAATGGTTATTTTTGACAAAGGCGTGTGCAAAGCCGGAGATTATGTTGAAGTGGAAATTTTTGATGCCACCTCGGCAACACTCAAGGGAAAGGCACTCAGCAAAGTTTTATTATCCGATACCTCGCCCTTTCCGGCGGTGGCACTCTGA